The proteins below are encoded in one region of Polypterus senegalus isolate Bchr_013 chromosome 2, ASM1683550v1, whole genome shotgun sequence:
- the LOC120524249 gene encoding late histone H2A.2.2-like: protein MSGRGKKAVPKAKMEVKSKSSRAGVQFPVGRLHRLLRKGNYAERIGSGAAVYLAAVLEYLTAEVLELAGNAARDNKKLRILPRHIQLAVRNDEELNRLLGGVTIAEGGVLPNIQAQLLPKKTKKSFQEDGERDVQSQEF from the coding sequence ATGTCTGGTCGTGGAAAGAAGGCTGTCCCAAAAGCTAAAATGGAAGTCAAAAGCAAATCCTCCAGAGCAGGAGTTCAGTTCCCTGTTGGCCGACTCCACAGACTACTTAGGAAAGGGAATTATGCAGAGAGGATAGGTTCAGGCGCTGCAGTTTATTTGGCTGCTGTCCTGGAGTACTTGACTGCAGAAGTTCTGGAGCTTGCAGGCAATGCAGCAAGGGACAACAAAAAACTGAGGATTCTTCCCAGGCACATCCAGCTAGCCGTGCGGAATGATGAGGAACTGAACAGACTGCTTGGGGGAGTAACTATAGCTGAAGGAGGGGTTTTGCCAAATATTCAGGCTCAACTGCTTCCTAAAAAGACCAAAAAGTCATTTCAGGAAGATGGTGAAAGGGATGTCCAGTCTCAAGAATTCTAA